One Algihabitans albus DNA segment encodes these proteins:
- a CDS encoding SDR family NAD(P)-dependent oxidoreductase, which produces MGLLRGKAGAVIGASSGIGEAAAKLFVEDGAKVSVVARRKGKLDDLVRAIRDRGGEAVAIAADVTVAADHARIVEETASAFGRFDFAFNNAGTIGNFAPMLEQSEGDWDRTIDTNLKAVWMAVQAQAQHMARNGGGAIVNTSSWLAVGALPGSTVYSASKAGMDGFLRAAALELATHGIRINNINPGGIDTEMTRDAFQHDAEVLKAFAATHPIGRMGTPRETAQLATFLLSDRASNITGQAMLVDGGYAIAGQRG; this is translated from the coding sequence ATGGGATTGTTGCGCGGGAAGGCCGGCGCCGTTATCGGCGCGAGCTCGGGCATCGGAGAGGCAGCTGCGAAGCTGTTCGTGGAGGACGGCGCCAAGGTGTCGGTGGTCGCTCGTCGAAAGGGCAAGCTAGACGACCTGGTTAGGGCCATCCGCGATCGGGGCGGCGAGGCGGTCGCCATCGCGGCCGATGTGACAGTGGCGGCGGATCACGCCCGCATTGTCGAAGAGACGGCGTCGGCTTTCGGCAGGTTCGACTTCGCGTTCAACAACGCTGGGACCATCGGCAATTTCGCACCAATGCTCGAACAGTCGGAAGGTGACTGGGACCGCACCATAGATACCAACCTCAAGGCGGTGTGGATGGCGGTGCAGGCCCAAGCCCAGCATATGGCGAGGAATGGCGGCGGCGCCATCGTTAACACGTCTTCTTGGCTAGCCGTAGGCGCACTGCCAGGCTCAACGGTCTATTCCGCCAGCAAGGCTGGAATGGACGGATTCCTGCGAGCAGCGGCTCTGGAGCTGGCGACACATGGGATCCGGATCAACAACATCAATCCGGGCGGCATCGACACAGAGATGACCCGAGACGCTTTCCAGCACGACGCTGAGGTGCTCAAGGCCTTCGCTGCGACTCATCCAATTGGACGTATGGGGACTCCCCGGGAAACAGCCCAGCTTGCCACCTTCCTACTGTCCGACCGAGCGTCGAACATTACAGGACAGGCGATGCTGGTCGATGGCGGCTATGCGATTGCCGGACAGCGCGGATGA
- a CDS encoding YqaE/Pmp3 family membrane protein, which yields MDLIRIVIAILLPPLGVFLQVGIGKHFWINILLTLLGYIPGIVHAVWVIAKK from the coding sequence ATGGATCTGATCCGTATTGTGATCGCGATCTTGCTTCCCCCCTTGGGCGTGTTCCTGCAGGTTGGCATTGGCAAGCATTTCTGGATCAACATTCTTCTGACCCTGTTGGGCTACATTCCCGGCATCGTCCACGCCGTCTGGGTCATTGCAAAGAAGTGA
- a CDS encoding mechanosensitive ion channel family protein: MNADIHTASPARLTTAWYATSCAAWPAGAALRAISCGLLAVLLATSPLCAQETVEWFEVGRLNPDLPDVPDSLDRSTPRGALEGFLDAHDVSDTTLAAHFLDVSSLETDQQRLLAPLLARKLGEVIERRVLIDWTDLPDRPDAMLESVTDSDPVAGMPRRSVSIGILDVAGRPVDIRLNRLKPENADAVWVFSRQTVRNIDRLYLRYGPGWFESSLPDAWLEKSYLSLRKWEFVGLPVLIGFAVVVIFVIRWIVSVLADRAPWHMARNAAWAARTPLGLFVAAATLDFATTDVIAFSALITTFLSPLLLAGMVIAVTLAILRAIDTLLDVVTQRYVGEIDDEQSAEDRSFYTSIYAVRRIVVLLAVTLGVGVVMVQLRLFETLGMSLLASAGLVTVLLGIAGQTVLGNILASLQIAIAKPIRIGDSVYYEGDWAYVEAIFYTFIRLRTWDDRRLIVPVKYFVSNPFENWSMEDARMTRTFVLVVDHMADVDALRETFLELASADEDVIEHEDAKALVIDHDHNGMHVRFYAAASDPTAAWNMHARLRESMLSWIRDTHPEWWPRERVIDASHQGTAVRGGSVGDPGG, encoded by the coding sequence ATGAACGCCGATATCCACACAGCCAGCCCGGCCCGCCTGACGACTGCGTGGTATGCTACTTCGTGTGCTGCTTGGCCGGCCGGTGCCGCTCTCCGGGCGATAAGCTGCGGATTGCTTGCAGTTCTTCTAGCTACGTCACCGCTGTGCGCCCAGGAAACAGTGGAGTGGTTTGAGGTCGGTCGACTGAACCCCGACTTGCCGGATGTGCCCGACAGTCTGGACCGGTCCACGCCGCGCGGTGCGCTTGAAGGCTTCCTCGACGCGCATGACGTTTCGGACACGACGTTGGCTGCGCACTTCCTCGATGTCTCTAGTCTCGAAACGGATCAACAGAGGCTGCTGGCGCCTCTGCTGGCACGTAAACTGGGAGAAGTCATCGAACGTCGAGTGCTGATCGATTGGACGGATCTTCCGGATCGGCCCGATGCCATGCTCGAGAGTGTCACCGATAGCGATCCTGTGGCCGGTATGCCACGACGTAGTGTCAGCATCGGGATCCTCGATGTGGCAGGCCGACCGGTCGACATCCGCCTGAACAGGCTGAAACCCGAAAACGCAGACGCGGTGTGGGTCTTCTCGCGGCAGACCGTGCGTAACATCGATCGTCTGTACCTCCGCTATGGGCCCGGCTGGTTTGAAAGCAGCCTGCCGGACGCGTGGCTGGAGAAGTCCTATCTGTCGCTCCGGAAGTGGGAGTTCGTCGGGCTGCCGGTCCTGATCGGCTTTGCCGTTGTAGTCATATTTGTTATTCGATGGATCGTCAGCGTCTTGGCCGACCGCGCGCCGTGGCACATGGCACGCAACGCAGCGTGGGCGGCGCGAACGCCCTTGGGGCTCTTCGTTGCAGCCGCAACGCTGGATTTTGCGACGACGGATGTTATCGCTTTTTCTGCACTGATCACGACCTTCCTCTCTCCTCTGTTGCTTGCTGGCATGGTCATCGCCGTCACGCTCGCGATACTGCGCGCGATCGACACACTCCTCGACGTGGTCACGCAGCGCTACGTCGGCGAAATCGACGATGAGCAGAGTGCCGAAGATCGCAGTTTCTACACGTCGATCTACGCGGTCCGCCGCATTGTCGTTCTCCTCGCCGTGACCCTGGGTGTCGGCGTCGTCATGGTGCAGTTACGCTTGTTCGAAACCTTGGGTATGTCGCTCTTGGCGTCTGCGGGTCTGGTCACGGTGCTTTTGGGCATCGCCGGTCAGACCGTACTTGGCAACATACTCGCGAGCCTTCAGATCGCGATCGCAAAACCGATACGTATCGGCGACAGCGTCTACTACGAAGGCGACTGGGCTTACGTGGAGGCGATATTTTATACCTTCATCAGGTTGCGGACCTGGGACGACCGCCGACTTATCGTCCCCGTAAAGTACTTCGTCTCGAATCCCTTCGAGAACTGGTCGATGGAGGATGCGCGGATGACTCGCACCTTCGTTTTGGTCGTGGACCATATGGCGGATGTGGATGCGCTTCGCGAGACCTTTCTCGAGTTGGCGAGTGCAGATGAAGACGTCATCGAGCACGAAGATGCCAAGGCGTTGGTCATCGATCACGATCACAACGGGATGCACGTTCGCTTCTATGCTGCCGCGAGCGATCCGACTGCGGCTTGGAACATGCATGCTCGCCTTCGCGAAAGCATGCTCTCTTGGATCCGGGATACTCATCCGGAATGGTGGCCGCGCGAGCGAGTCATCGATGCATCGCACCAGGGAACGGCCGTTCGCGGCGGCTCTGTCGGCGATCCGGGCGGGTGA
- a CDS encoding DUF4112 domain-containing protein codes for MRLPREKEPDQTERLARLADWMDSRFRIPGTNIRFGLDAIVGLVPGIGDGVSLIPAAYIVGQAARLGIPKTVLVRMIFNIALDSLLGSIPLIGDLFDVGFKANRNNIDLLRRSLADASYTNATEKAENRSPSCDSLS; via the coding sequence GTGAGACTGCCGCGGGAGAAGGAACCGGATCAAACCGAAAGACTGGCGCGTCTGGCCGACTGGATGGACAGCCGGTTCCGCATTCCCGGGACGAACATTCGCTTCGGGCTGGATGCGATCGTGGGGCTTGTGCCCGGCATCGGAGACGGCGTATCTCTGATTCCTGCCGCCTACATAGTCGGACAGGCAGCTCGTCTAGGGATACCGAAGACAGTTCTTGTCCGGATGATCTTCAACATCGCGCTCGATAGCCTGCTCGGCAGCATTCCCCTGATCGGCGACCTGTTCGACGTTGGCTTCAAAGCCAACCGAAATAACATCGATCTGCTGCGCCGAAGCCTGGCTGACGCCAGCTACACGAACGCGACGGAAAAGGCTGAGAATCGCAGCCCGTCATGCGACAGTCTCTCTTGA
- a CDS encoding phospholipase D family protein produces the protein MSAVMKSSLSAPVLTAAPLRADEGTDALISASEAYPRLEDAVLAAEREVLLGFRVLDPETRLRSATSSARGLATWADLIADAVARGLVVRILLTDFEPVVANDLHQKTWKSVQGFRARSPEASDGAGSLRLIAALHEGEFGPFARRLFWPLVRLQLRRLLRRAAKKGPDVELVERSPGLRGLLHQRGDMVERRTTSTLRLYPATYHQKLAVIDAKTLIIGGLDINERRYDDHAHQRPADQTWHDVSLISAGAIASDARQHFVDCWNREVPRFNARLTTLGAPRHDLPELVEAMADETADAQSDLDTAGTLQLVRTLSRRSPSFFAFGPRTIVKEIEQAHLAQIAQCQRLLYIETQFFRSSHLAEALAAAGRQKRDLRLILVVPAAPEDVAFEGNGGIDARHGEWLQVQAIDLVAEAFGDRFAAYSLVRDASGEETGERNAVDGREIVYLHSKIAISDASSAIVSSANLNGRSLRWDTECGAVWTNPTAVEAFQARLWSAHLRDGFDGQAAPAGEAAFQMWKKAASEGPSPHTRQPLIAPYPLERARSFAKRVFFVPTNLL, from the coding sequence TTGTCCGCTGTAATGAAGTCGTCTCTGAGTGCCCCTGTCCTTACCGCCGCGCCGCTTCGAGCCGACGAAGGCACGGATGCGTTGATTTCTGCGAGCGAAGCCTATCCTCGACTCGAAGATGCGGTTCTTGCCGCAGAGCGCGAGGTCTTGCTCGGCTTTCGCGTACTCGACCCTGAAACGCGCCTGCGAAGTGCGACCTCTTCCGCACGGGGGCTTGCCACCTGGGCCGATCTGATCGCCGATGCCGTAGCACGTGGCCTTGTTGTACGGATTCTACTGACGGACTTCGAGCCCGTGGTTGCCAACGATCTTCATCAGAAAACCTGGAAGTCGGTGCAAGGCTTCCGTGCGCGATCACCGGAAGCCAGCGACGGTGCAGGATCGCTCCGCCTCATCGCGGCGCTGCACGAAGGCGAGTTCGGTCCGTTTGCCCGCAGGCTTTTCTGGCCACTCGTTCGGCTCCAGTTGCGCCGTCTTCTCAGGCGGGCTGCAAAGAAGGGACCCGATGTCGAACTGGTAGAGCGCTCGCCCGGACTGCGCGGCTTGCTGCACCAACGCGGCGATATGGTGGAGCGGCGCACAACTTCAACCCTGCGCCTCTATCCGGCTACCTATCACCAGAAACTCGCTGTGATCGATGCTAAGACTCTGATAATTGGTGGTCTCGACATCAACGAACGTCGATACGACGACCACGCTCACCAAAGGCCCGCAGACCAGACATGGCATGATGTCAGCTTGATATCGGCCGGTGCGATTGCCAGCGATGCACGCCAGCACTTCGTTGATTGCTGGAACCGCGAGGTTCCGCGTTTCAACGCCCGCCTCACGACGCTCGGTGCGCCGCGGCATGACTTACCTGAACTGGTAGAGGCCATGGCGGACGAGACCGCGGACGCTCAATCCGATCTCGATACTGCCGGCACACTCCAGCTTGTGCGCACTCTCTCGCGACGATCGCCATCCTTCTTCGCGTTCGGCCCTCGAACGATCGTGAAAGAAATAGAGCAGGCGCACCTGGCGCAGATCGCGCAGTGTCAGCGCCTTCTCTACATCGAGACTCAGTTCTTCCGGTCGTCGCACCTTGCCGAAGCTCTTGCCGCGGCGGGCCGGCAAAAACGCGACCTGCGCCTGATCCTGGTGGTGCCGGCAGCACCGGAGGACGTTGCGTTCGAAGGGAACGGCGGCATCGATGCCCGACACGGCGAATGGCTTCAAGTTCAAGCGATTGATTTGGTCGCCGAGGCTTTTGGGGACCGCTTCGCTGCCTACTCATTGGTCCGCGATGCCTCCGGCGAGGAAACCGGCGAACGCAACGCCGTGGACGGGCGTGAAATTGTCTACTTACACTCCAAGATCGCCATCAGCGACGCCAGCTCCGCCATCGTCAGCTCAGCGAATCTGAACGGCCGAAGTTTGCGTTGGGATACCGAATGCGGTGCGGTTTGGACCAATCCGACGGCGGTGGAGGCCTTTCAAGCACGGCTGTGGTCGGCGCATCTTCGCGACGGCTTCGACGGGCAGGCTGCTCCTGCGGGCGAAGCTGCGTTTCAAATGTGGAAAAAGGCCGCATCGGAGGGTCCGTCACCTCACACGCGGCAACCGCTGATCGCCCCCTACCCTCTGGAGCGAGCGCGAAGCTTCGCCAAGCGGGTTTTCTTCGTGCCCACCAATCTGCTGTAG
- a CDS encoding sll1863 family stress response protein produces MKMKIKHLFYAGATALAIAVAAPSVQASSNETTISEETREGIANFRQYSAEQSEEAIEAGENLLDQIDNRLTELDLRIEEAGDEAATEWREQKAVLEARRADVAAKLEELREDSGDTWDDIRDAFADAYSDLSDAISEAWNDLTS; encoded by the coding sequence ATGAAAATGAAGATCAAACATCTTTTCTATGCCGGCGCGACAGCACTTGCAATCGCAGTCGCTGCACCGTCGGTGCAAGCATCCAGCAATGAGACCACGATATCCGAAGAGACGCGAGAGGGCATCGCCAATTTCAGGCAGTATTCGGCCGAGCAGAGCGAGGAGGCGATCGAAGCCGGTGAGAACCTGCTCGACCAGATCGATAACCGACTGACCGAGCTGGATCTCCGTATCGAAGAAGCCGGGGATGAAGCTGCCACAGAGTGGCGCGAACAGAAGGCGGTGCTTGAGGCCCGTCGTGCCGACGTCGCAGCGAAGCTGGAGGAACTGCGAGAAGATTCAGGCGATACCTGGGATGACATCCGCGATGCCTTCGCGGATGCCTATTCGGACCTCTCCGACGCCATCTCAGAAGCCTGGAACGACCTAACGTCTTAG
- a CDS encoding DUF2254 domain-containing protein: MKLGAKLIKISQDVRASYWFIPSVMLFAGTVLSFVTQTLDRTVDGGWFLELTGFARTRPDGSQAVLSTIAGSTIGVAGVVFSMTMVAVSFASGTYGPRLIGNFMRDRGNQLSLGIFISTFFYTLLILRSVRSSNENLGEGDYLEVFVPHVSLMTATGLALVCLCALIYFIHHIPETINIENIVSKLGRQLQKGIDDRAGGVSGIDAETSADESNWSDQTDHQAACVVTSDQTGYVQALDVKQLDELSRQHDLRVRVTVRAGTFVVAGTEVMVAWAPKPLADADLRTLQASIAIGQARTPFQNVEFIIDQLGEIIARALSPGVNDPFTAIACLNWLEAGTVHWLRHVPATERNRYGARLSISDLTFEEFLDAAYGRPFPYIESDPNVRAHAVASLQRVLDLAHEDTRRPLTEATKERFATAGS, encoded by the coding sequence ATGAAACTTGGGGCGAAGCTCATCAAGATTTCACAGGATGTACGAGCCAGCTACTGGTTCATTCCTTCGGTCATGCTTTTCGCAGGCACCGTTCTCAGTTTCGTGACGCAGACGCTCGATCGGACGGTCGACGGCGGTTGGTTCCTGGAGCTGACTGGGTTTGCTCGGACGCGCCCCGACGGCAGCCAAGCCGTCCTCTCGACGATTGCCGGCTCCACGATCGGTGTGGCAGGCGTCGTATTCTCCATGACCATGGTCGCAGTCTCCTTCGCCAGCGGCACCTATGGTCCCCGCCTCATCGGGAACTTCATGCGGGACCGTGGAAATCAGCTTAGTCTAGGGATCTTCATCAGCACGTTCTTCTACACCCTCTTGATTCTTCGCTCTGTTCGCAGCAGCAACGAAAATCTCGGCGAGGGCGATTATCTAGAAGTCTTCGTGCCGCACGTCTCTCTCATGACGGCGACTGGTCTTGCCCTGGTTTGTCTTTGTGCTTTGATATACTTCATTCACCATATTCCCGAGACGATAAACATTGAAAACATAGTCTCGAAACTCGGGCGACAGCTTCAAAAAGGCATCGACGACAGGGCGGGGGGTGTTTCAGGCATCGACGCAGAGACGTCTGCCGACGAATCCAATTGGTCCGACCAAACAGATCACCAAGCGGCTTGCGTCGTTACGAGCGATCAGACGGGCTATGTACAGGCACTGGACGTAAAGCAGCTCGATGAACTGTCGAGGCAGCACGACCTCCGCGTTCGTGTCACCGTGCGCGCAGGCACCTTTGTTGTCGCCGGGACGGAGGTGATGGTGGCGTGGGCTCCCAAACCTCTCGCCGATGCGGACCTGCGGACCCTCCAGGCGTCTATCGCTATAGGACAAGCGCGAACACCCTTTCAGAATGTGGAGTTCATCATTGACCAACTGGGTGAGATCATCGCGCGCGCATTGTCGCCTGGCGTCAACGATCCCTTCACGGCAATTGCATGTCTTAACTGGCTGGAAGCCGGAACTGTGCATTGGTTGCGTCACGTTCCGGCCACGGAACGAAATCGCTACGGAGCACGTTTGTCGATATCCGATCTGACCTTCGAGGAGTTTCTGGACGCAGCCTATGGACGGCCATTCCCTTATATCGAAAGCGATCCCAATGTTCGGGCTCACGCCGTGGCGAGCCTGCAAAGAGTCCTCGATTTGGCGCATGAGGATACCAGGAGACCTCTGACTGAGGCGACGAAGGAGCGCTTTGCGACAGCAGGATCCTGA
- a CDS encoding Vgb family protein translates to MKNRVFRKLVEWYAARRVARPRTILGLSVALALSLGAASASHAAQLEVLDPIVLPAGFLYPNGIAQAPDGALLVGSVVSGQIVKINGGNIGRFDVDDPSVFASTTLRFGQNARRLWGASPDFLGIEQPDGRSQRRAHRIFARDADTGTVDLVLMMPDAGFGNDMALGADGSLFITDTSVPRILTLPAGANRLSILVTDQRLSSDGKGIDGVGAAGIAVASDGSTLLVGIYGSGAIFVIEKPKADGTQMRRLELQRPLENPDGFAVDRNGDLLLVEGGVASGNGKLTRIVDPLAEGPRPVETLAEDLDMPVNLLIDAADPALIYVTESGLGHRFTERRRSDVPPETFYVRRYRLD, encoded by the coding sequence ATGAAAAATCGCGTTTTTCGAAAGCTGGTGGAGTGGTATGCCGCGAGACGAGTTGCTAGGCCTCGAACGATTCTGGGTCTCTCGGTAGCCTTGGCCCTGTCGCTTGGAGCGGCATCGGCGTCCCATGCGGCACAACTCGAGGTTCTTGACCCAATCGTACTGCCTGCCGGCTTCCTCTATCCAAATGGCATTGCCCAGGCGCCGGATGGGGCCCTGCTCGTTGGGTCGGTGGTCAGTGGACAGATCGTCAAAATCAACGGCGGGAACATCGGACGCTTCGATGTAGACGATCCGTCTGTCTTTGCGAGCACGACCCTACGCTTCGGCCAGAATGCCCGCCGTTTGTGGGGCGCTTCCCCGGACTTTCTTGGGATCGAACAGCCCGACGGCAGAAGCCAGCGGCGCGCGCATCGCATCTTTGCTCGCGACGCTGACACGGGCACCGTCGATCTTGTGCTGATGATGCCGGACGCAGGCTTCGGCAACGACATGGCTCTCGGCGCAGACGGTTCTCTCTTTATAACCGACACGAGCGTGCCGCGCATCCTGACGCTTCCGGCCGGCGCCAACCGTCTATCTATTCTTGTCACAGACCAGCGCCTTTCGTCGGATGGCAAAGGAATTGATGGTGTCGGAGCGGCGGGGATCGCCGTTGCGTCCGACGGGAGCACCCTCCTCGTCGGGATCTATGGCTCGGGCGCCATCTTCGTCATCGAGAAACCGAAGGCCGACGGCACACAGATGCGCCGTCTCGAACTGCAGCGGCCGCTTGAGAATCCAGATGGCTTCGCCGTCGACCGGAACGGCGACCTATTGCTGGTCGAGGGCGGAGTGGCCAGTGGAAACGGCAAGTTGACCCGAATCGTCGATCCTCTGGCCGAAGGCCCGCGCCCAGTGGAAACACTGGCCGAGGACCTTGATATGCCGGTCAATCTGCTGATCGACGCGGCCGATCCCGCACTTATCTACGTGACCGAGTCAGGACTCGGCCACCGGTTCACAGAGCGCCGCCGCTCAGACGTCCCGCCGGAAACGTTCTATGTGCGGCGTTACCGTCTAGATTGA
- a CDS encoding Crp/Fnr family transcriptional regulator, which produces MSQFKAGELTVDPGATILLEDDTSPYFFTLLDGWVFWHKHRRRQTRLILGFGFPGDLLGTQAVLSPGMRCSVTALTAATLCVFDRDGLEAVFRQQPPLALALTRKLTESVAAEQEMLASLRRRSVLEGAAFLILTLHDTADEVSPTSNGNLNIPLDSSLLADTLGVAHHHAERALVKLQQSSLVEQSPDGIVILDRKQLEETSRYERRPAIVRPLI; this is translated from the coding sequence ATGTCGCAGTTCAAAGCAGGTGAGCTCACAGTCGATCCCGGTGCGACCATTCTGCTGGAGGACGATACCAGCCCGTACTTCTTTACGCTGCTGGACGGATGGGTGTTCTGGCACAAACACCGCCGCCGCCAGACTCGGCTGATACTTGGCTTCGGATTTCCAGGCGATCTTTTGGGGACTCAAGCCGTGCTGTCGCCAGGGATGCGTTGCAGCGTTACCGCGCTGACCGCGGCGACTCTCTGCGTGTTCGACCGCGACGGACTGGAGGCAGTGTTTCGCCAACAGCCTCCGCTCGCACTCGCCTTGACCCGAAAACTGACCGAATCGGTGGCCGCGGAGCAGGAGATGCTCGCCAGCCTCAGGCGTCGCTCGGTTCTAGAGGGGGCTGCTTTTCTTATCCTGACACTGCACGACACTGCAGATGAGGTTAGCCCGACGAGCAACGGCAATCTGAACATACCTCTGGACAGCTCGCTTTTGGCGGACACCCTAGGCGTAGCGCATCACCACGCGGAACGCGCTCTAGTGAAACTGCAGCAAAGCAGTCTTGTGGAACAATCGCCGGACGGTATCGTCATTCTTGATCGAAAACAGCTAGAAGAAACCTCCCGCTACGAGAGGCGCCCTGCTATAGTCCGCCCCCTTATCTAG
- a CDS encoding zinc-binding metallopeptidase family protein, which translates to MKLFACQNCGQTLYFENTHCEQCGYRLGYLSNKTLLSALEQETEGRWRSLADPGDAVRFCINADFGACNWLVPAGSEDSFCGACKLNRTTPNLDVSENLLLWQRLETAKHRLVYALLRLKLPLISKLDDSARGLAFDFVAGSGTTFREGPQAITGHAQGLITINIGEADPVERERSRAAMTEPYRTLLGHFRHEVGHHYWERLVQDTPELRSFRSLFGDERQDYGAALDGHYDTGPPEDWQSSFISGYASAHPWEDFAETWSHYLHILDTLETAEAFGLSLAIPQRKQTPQRLQIDFDPYDQVIFPDLIEAWLPLTFAVNSLNQSMGQPDLYPFVLAPKVLEKLQFVHDLIRSHSLAS; encoded by the coding sequence ATGAAACTCTTCGCGTGCCAGAACTGCGGCCAGACTCTCTACTTCGAGAACACCCACTGTGAGCAGTGCGGTTATCGGCTCGGTTATCTGTCGAACAAGACGCTGCTAAGTGCCCTGGAACAAGAGACGGAGGGTCGCTGGCGGAGTCTGGCAGACCCTGGAGACGCGGTCCGATTTTGTATCAACGCCGACTTCGGTGCTTGCAACTGGCTGGTGCCTGCGGGAAGTGAAGACTCCTTCTGCGGCGCCTGCAAACTCAACCGGACGACCCCCAATCTCGATGTTTCCGAGAACCTGCTGCTTTGGCAACGCCTGGAAACCGCCAAGCATCGCCTCGTCTATGCGCTGTTGCGCCTGAAACTTCCCTTGATCAGCAAACTGGACGATTCAGCGCGCGGACTCGCCTTCGACTTCGTTGCCGGCTCGGGCACGACGTTCCGAGAAGGGCCTCAGGCTATTACAGGCCATGCCCAGGGGTTGATCACCATCAATATCGGCGAAGCGGACCCGGTCGAGCGCGAGCGCTCGCGCGCCGCCATGACGGAACCCTATCGGACGCTGCTCGGCCATTTTCGCCACGAAGTCGGCCATCACTACTGGGAACGACTGGTTCAAGATACGCCCGAACTCAGGAGCTTCCGAAGTCTTTTCGGCGACGAGCGCCAGGATTACGGCGCAGCGCTCGACGGCCACTATGACACAGGCCCACCCGAGGATTGGCAGTCAAGCTTCATAAGCGGCTATGCGAGCGCCCATCCCTGGGAAGATTTCGCAGAGACCTGGTCACACTACCTTCACATTCTCGATACATTGGAGACGGCGGAAGCCTTCGGTCTGAGCCTTGCCATACCGCAGCGGAAGCAGACTCCTCAGAGACTACAGATCGACTTCGATCCCTACGATCAAGTCATCTTCCCCGATCTCATCGAAGCTTGGCTGCCGCTCACTTTTGCGGTCAACAGTCTGAATCAGAGTATGGGTCAGCCAGATCTCTACCCTTTCGTTCTAGCCCCAAAGGTTCTGGAAAAACTGCAATTCGTTCATGATCTCATCCGCAGCCATAGTCTGGCTTCCTAG
- a CDS encoding LysR family transcriptional regulator yields the protein MRAFVESARRLNFAAAARELELTPSALGRRIQRLEDRLGVALFVRSTRRVALTDAGMLYWRQSEEILSAIAEADASTSSLGERPTGLLRISAPASFGRLHLSGVLPSFLQENPDLRVDLTYTDQIVDVIETRVDVAIRIGQLEDSGLIARLLAPNLRRLVAAPAYLASAPALNAPQDLRAHQTLHFSHLRGGETWTLQRDKEVARVPITPVLRSNDALALCDAALAGEGIALLADFISGAGLNDGRLVSVLDDWRIPDTGIYVVYAASEYVPCKIRTFVDFLVANFSNGVCPTKSI from the coding sequence ATGCGGGCCTTTGTAGAGAGCGCCCGGCGGCTAAACTTTGCCGCCGCGGCGCGAGAGCTGGAATTGACACCCTCGGCGCTTGGCCGGCGTATCCAGCGCCTCGAGGACCGTCTTGGTGTCGCGCTGTTCGTGCGGAGCACCCGGCGCGTCGCGCTGACCGATGCCGGAATGCTTTACTGGCGACAGAGCGAAGAAATCCTCTCCGCCATCGCGGAGGCCGACGCCAGCACCAGTTCCCTTGGGGAGCGGCCGACCGGACTATTGAGGATCTCAGCGCCGGCAAGCTTTGGTCGCCTGCATCTGTCCGGCGTCTTGCCGAGCTTCCTTCAGGAAAACCCCGATCTCCGAGTCGATTTGACCTACACCGACCAAATCGTCGATGTGATTGAAACTCGCGTTGACGTCGCGATACGGATCGGCCAGCTTGAGGACTCTGGACTGATAGCGCGCCTTCTGGCGCCGAACCTCAGGCGCCTGGTGGCCGCGCCGGCCTATCTCGCCTCGGCCCCGGCGTTGAACGCTCCGCAAGATCTGCGGGCGCACCAAACCCTGCATTTCTCGCACCTGCGCGGCGGCGAGACTTGGACTCTTCAGCGAGACAAAGAAGTGGCGCGCGTCCCGATTACACCGGTGCTGCGCTCCAACGATGCGCTGGCGCTCTGTGATGCGGCGCTTGCCGGAGAGGGGATCGCGCTGCTAGCGGATTTCATCAGCGGAGCCGGGTTGAACGACGGACGCCTCGTCTCAGTTCTGGATGATTGGCGGATCCCGGACACCGGAATCTACGTTGTCTATGCAGCCTCGGAGTATGTACCGTGCAAGATCCGGACATTCGTCGATTTCCTGGTTGCGAACTTCTCGAATGGGGTTTGTCCAACCAAATCAATCTAG
- a CDS encoding DUF1328 domain-containing protein: MLGWALLFLVVAIIAAVFGFGGIASASAGIAQILFFIFLVLLVVSLVMHFVRGARR, from the coding sequence ATGCTTGGTTGGGCCTTGCTATTCTTGGTGGTTGCCATCATCGCAGCGGTCTTCGGATTTGGTGGCATCGCCAGTGCATCTGCTGGAATTGCGCAGATTCTCTTCTTCATTTTCCTTGTGCTGCTCGTGGTGTCCTTGGTGATGCATTTCGTCCGCGGCGCTCGACGGTAG